One Chaetodon auriga isolate fChaAug3 chromosome 14, fChaAug3.hap1, whole genome shotgun sequence genomic window carries:
- the LOC143331924 gene encoding uncharacterized protein LOC143331924, whose protein sequence is HDLIESDLTYQLTISRNNVPCCVPVPAVGALALAPVALGAAGFTSAGIAAGSMAAKMMSAAAVANGGGIAAGSTVAVLQSAGAAGLSGAVSAAVAGAGGAVGWLASFIPRRS, encoded by the exons CATGACCTGATTGAAAGTGACCTAACATACCAGCTCACCATCAGTAGAAACAACGTCCCCTGCTGTGTTCCTGTCCCTGCAGTAGGTGCCTTGGCCCTGGCTCCTGTTGCTCTGGGGGCCGCAGGCTTCACCTCAGCTGGAATAGCAGCAGGCTCCATGGCAGCTAAAATgatgtcagctgctgcagttgctAATGGAGGAGGAATAGCAGCAGGGAGCACGGTGGCTGTTCTGCAGTCAGCAG GTGCAGCAGGTCTGTCGGGAGCTGTCTCTGCAGCCGTGGCCGGCGCTGGAGGAGCAGTGGGATGGCTGGCGAGCTTCATCCCCAGAAGATCATAA